One window from the genome of Molothrus ater isolate BHLD 08-10-18 breed brown headed cowbird chromosome 5, BPBGC_Mater_1.1, whole genome shotgun sequence encodes:
- the KCNJ8 gene encoding ATP-sensitive inward rectifier potassium channel 8 — translation MLARKSIIPEEYVLARIAAENLRKPRIRDRPRKARFIAKNGACNLAHKNIREQGRFLQDIFTTLVDLKWRHTLVIFTMSFLCSWLLFAMMWWLVAFAHGDMDPSTENPSNSTKWTPCVTCVRSFTSAFLFSIEVQVTIGFGGRMMTEECPLAITVLILQNIVGLIINAVMLGCIFMKTAQAHRRAETLIFSRQAVIAVRNGKLCFMFRVGDLRKSMIISASVRIQVVRKTMTPEGEVIPIHQVDIPVDNPIESNNIFLVAPLIICHVIDKRSPLYDISASDLALQDLELIVILEGVVETTGITTQARTSYVAEEILWGHRFVPIVTEEEGVYAVDYSKFGNTVKVAAPRCSARELDEKPSILIQTLQKSELSHQNSLRKRNSMRRNNSIRRSNSMRRTNSSLIVPKVQFITPEGSQSASET, via the exons ATGTTGGCTCGCAAGAGTATCATCCCTGAAGAGTATGTGCTGGCACGGATCGCTGCCGAGAACCTGCGCAAGCCGCGCATCCGCGACCGCCCGCGCAAGGCCCGCTTCATCGCCAAGAACGGCGCCTGCAACCTGGCCCACAAGAACATCCGCGAGCAGGGACGATTCCTGCAGGATATCTTCACCACCCTGGTGGACCTGAAGTGGCGTCATACTCTGGTCATCTTTaccatgtccttcctgtgcagCTGGCTGCTGTTTGCCATGATGTGGTGGCTGGTGGCCTTTGCCCATGGCGACATGGACCCGAGCACAGAAAACCCTTCGAACAGCACAAAGTGGACGCCGTGCGTGACGTGTGTCAG GTCTTTCACCTCCGCTTTCCTGTTCTCCATCGAAGTCCAGGTGACCATTGGCTTTGGGGGCAGGATGATGACCGAGGAGTGTCCCCTGGCCATCACTGTTCTGATCCTGCAGAACATTGTGGGGCTGATCATCAACGCCGTCATGCTGGGCTGCATCTTCATGAAGACGGCGCAGGCTCACCGGCGGGCCGAGACGCTGATCTTCAGCCGGCAGGCGGTCATCGCTGTCCGCAATGGCAAGCTCTGCTTCATGTTCCGTGTGGGGGACCTGAGGAAGAGCATGATCATCAGCGCCTCAGTGAGAATCCAGGTTGTGAGGAAGACCATGACCCCTGAAGGAGAAGTCATACCCATTCACCAGGTGGATATCCCTGTGGATAACCCCATTGAAAGCAACAACATTTTCCTGGTGGCTCCCTTGATCATTTGTCATGTCATTGACAAGCGGAGTCCTCTTTATGATATCTCTGCTTCCGACCTGGCGCTCCAGGACCTGGAGCTCATTGTGATACTGGAAGGGGTTGTAGAAACCACGGGCATCACAACACAGGCGAGAACCTCCTACGTGGCAGAGGAGATCCTGTGGGGTCACCGCTTTGTGCCCATTGTCACCGAGGAGGAAGGCGTGTACGCTGTCGACTACTCCAAGTTCGGCAACACTGTCAAAGTGGCTGCACCACGCTGCAGTGCCCGGGAGCTTGATGAGAAGCCCTCCATCCTCATCCAGACCCTGCAGAAGAGCGAGCTGTCCCACCAAAACTCCCTGAGGAAGCGCAACTCCATGAGGAGAAACAACTCCATTCGGAGGAGCAACTCCATGCGGAGAACCAACTCCTCGCTCATCGTGCCCAAAGTGCAGTTTATCACACCCGAGGGGAGCCAGAGTGCCTCAGAAACGTGA